The genome window CTGCGGGCAGCCCTGGCTGGTGCGCTACCCGCACCGGCGGCCGGGCATCAAGCAGCGGGCGGAAGTCAGGCGGCGCCACGGCATGTGGCGGTTTCGCGACTTCCTGCCGCTGCGCCCGTTCGAGGAGCCGGTGTCGCTCGGGGAAGGGGACACGCCACTCCTTCGCCTGCACCGCACCGCGGCACGAATCGGCGTGCCGAACCTGTGGCTCAAGGACGAAGGTGCCAATCCCACCGGGTCGTTCAAGGCCCGCGGGCTGAGCGCGGCGATCACCAGGGCCACCGCGGCCGGCGCGCGCCGCTTCACGCTCCCCACCGCAGGCAACGCCGGCGTGGCCGCATCGGCCTACAGCGCACGCGCGGGCGCCGAAGTGCGGGTCTTTGCGCCCGATACAACGCCGCGCACCATCCTCTCCCAGATCGAGACATTTGGCGGGACACTCGTCCTGCTGAAGGGACACATCGGCGATTGCGGCAAGGCAAGCCGGGCCTGGGCCGCGGAATCTGGGGCGTTTGACCTGTCCACCCTGCGGGAGCCCTACCGGATCGAGGGCAAAAAGACCCTGGGACTGGAACTGGCCCTGCAGATGGCCTGGAAGATGCCCGATGTCATCCTGTACCCGACAGGTGGCGGGACCGGGCTGATCGGGATGTGGAAGGCCTTCCACGAGTTGAAGGAGCATGGCTGGGTGGAAGGCGAGCTGCCGCGGTTCTATTCTGTCCAGTCGACTGGCTGTGCCCCGATCGTCAAGGCGTTTGCGGAAGGGGCCGATCGTGCGGAGGTGTGGGCCGATCCTTGGACGATCGCCAGCGGCTTGCGCGTCCCGGGGGCCCTGGGGGACCGGCTGATGTTGCGGGCGCTGCGGGAGACGGGTGGCGGGGCTCTGGCCATCGACGACGCCGTCCTGGCGGAGGCGGCCGCGACCGTGTCCCGGGAGGAAGGTGTCGATGTCTCCCCAGAGGGCGGGGCGGCCCTCGCGGCGGTCGAAGAACTGGTGGGTCGTGGGGAGGTGGATCGGGGCGAGACGGTGGTGGTGTTCAACACCGGGGCGGGATGGCTGTACCGAAACCCGGCGGAATTGCGGGGAGAGGGCTGAGGGGCGATATTTCCAAGTCTATGCCTGACAGCCGTTTTGCCATCCTTGATCCGTCGTCCGGAATCAGCGGCGACATGCTCCTGGGGGCGCTGATCGACCTGGGAGCGGACGAGGGATGGCTTCAGGGATTGCCAGCCCGGCTCGGCTGTCCCGACGTGCGAGTGGAGATTGCGCGGGTGGATCGGGCCGGAATCGAGGCTCGGCACGTCACCATCCGGCTGCCCGATGGTTCCGTGGAAGCGCCGGCGACGCCCGTTGTGCACGCCCACGGGCACGGTGCTCATTCGCATCACCATGGCGAGGCCCACGGGCAGGTGCCACACCGACATGTCGGCGAACTGCTCGAGCTGATCGAGCGGGCCCCGTTGTCGGGCTGGGTGAAGGATCGCGCGCTCCGGGCGTTCCGGCTCCTGGGTGAGGCGGAGGGGCGCATTCATGGAGTCGCTGCCACCGAGGTCGCCCTGCATGAGGTTGGGGCCTTGGACGCGCTCGTGGACATCGTGGGGGGTATCGAGGGGTTCGAGCAGTTGGGGATCACGCGGATATACCGCCGCCCAGTCTCGGTGGGAGAGGGCTGGGTCCGCGCCACCCACGGGGTGCTCTCGGTGCCGGCCCCGGTGACGGGGCTCCTGCTCGAGGGGATCGAGATCGGCCCCAACGGCCCAGTCACCGGCGAGGCGACGACGCCCACCGGCGCCGTGCTCCTCCGGGTGCTGAGCGAGGGCCCGCCGCCGGCCCGGTGGCGCCCGACGGCGAGCGGGTGGGGGGCGGGGGGTCGAAATCCCGCCGCGTATCCGAACGTGCTCCGGGTGTTGATCGGTGAGCCGGCTGGGGAAGCGAACGAGGTCGTGGTCACGGCGACCGACCTGGACGACTTTACGCCGGAGTACCTCGAGCCGGTTCGGGTGGCGCTGTTTGCCGAGGGCGCCCTGGATGTGCAGGTCTGGAGCACCATGGCCAAGAAGGGTCGGGCCAGTCTTCGGATCGAAGTGCTCAGCGAGGCGGCCGTGGCTGGAGCCATCGCGGAGGTACTCTTCCGGCACACCACCACGGGTGGGGTCCGGCGATGGGTGGCCGACCGCACCACGCTGCCGCGCCGCGAATTTGCGGTCACGACGCGGGACGGTGCCGCGGTCCGCGTCAAGGTGCTCGACGCGCCAGGCGGGGCGCGGGTGAAGGCCGAGTACGATGACGTCATCGTGGCCGCCCGGGAGGCCGGACGATCGGCGGCGGACGTGGTGCGGGAAGTGGAACAACAGGCTGTAGATCGGATGGCGCGCGAAGTGGCGTCGCCCTTGACAGACAACTAAGGAGCAACGATGCAGAAGGTCCTCGTAGCATTGGCGGCCGTCGCGGTCTCGGCGGGCAACCTGGTGGCCCAGACGCCGGAGCCGCAGGTCAATCTCCGCGTGCAGCGGGCGCAGCCCACGCAGTGGTCGGTGCCGGATTGCGGCCTCGACAAGGGCAACTTCCTGATCAGCAGCTCCGCGACGTACCTCAGCAGCGGTCTCTCCACGAGCGACAGCGAGAAGAAGGAGCGCCTCTTCACGAACGCCCGCAACGTGGCGATCGAGGGGATCGAGAAGGGCCAGGCCGGTGCGAGCGGGGCGTGGTACTACCTCGGGCGGGCCTACCTGCAACTCGGCGACCTCCAGGGCGCCGACACCGCGTTGGCGCGGGCGCAGTCGCTCGCTCCCGCGTGCGCCGACAACATCCAGCTGCTCCGGCGCAATACCTGGGTGGCGCTGTTGAATGCCGGGAATACCTTCATGAAGGACGAGAACAAGGATTCGGCCGAGGTCCTCTTCCGCCAGGCCAACGAGATCTACCAGGGTGAGCCGAACGCCTACACCGGCCTCGCCGTGCTGTTCAATGCCGAGGGGCAGGCGGACAGCTCAATCGCCTACTTCCGGAAGGCCGTGGCGGCGTCGGGGGACAAACCGAAGGATGCCGAGGCGCGGGACATGGCGCAGTACAACCTGTCGGCGCTGCTCAGCAACGAAGGCCGCTGGAAGGAAGCCGTGCCGGCGTGGCAGCAGTATCTCGCGTGGAAGCCGGATGACATCGACGGCAAGAAGGCGTACGCGCGCGCCCTGCGGGCCGACGGTCAGCCCGACGCGGCGGCGGAGATCGAGCGGGACCTGATCAGCGGGTCCGGAGCGGACGTTCCGGTTGCCGACCTGATGGTGGCCGGCGTGAATTTCTTCAACGACAAGAACTACACCGAGGCCGCCGAGACCTTCGGCCGGGTGGTCAAGCGCCAGCCGTGGAACCGGGATGCCCTGTTCAACATGGGGAATTCGTTCCTGGGCGCGCAGGACGGCCCGGGCGTCGTGAAGGCGGCGTCGGCACTCTACGCCATCGAGCCGATGAACGAGAAGAGCGTGCAGCTGCTGGCCCAGGGCTATCAGCTCGAGAAGGACCAGAAGATGATCGTGAAGTACTTCACCGAGCTCGAGGCGATGCCGTTCAACCTGGACATCGAGCAGCTGTTGCTGCAGTCCGGCGGCGCCAAGGTGGTCGGTACGGCGACGGGTCGGGCGGCCAAGCAGATCGACACGAAGCCGATTGCGCCGCACCCGGTCACCCTGGTGTTCGAGTTCCTCGATGCGCAGATGAACGTGGTGGCCACCAGCGAGCGGATCGTCCCGGCCCTCGGCGTGGGGGAGACGTCGGTGGTGGAGGCGGAGGGGCTGGGCAGCGGCATCGTGGGGTGGCGGTACCACGCCAAGAAGTAGGTCAATTGACAGGCACCCGGCTTCGGGTGATTTTCAGGGGGTCGCGGGCGTAATTCAGTGGTAGAATGCCAGCTTCCCAAGCTGGACGTCGCCGGTTCGAGCCCGGTCGCCCGCTCTCCGTAAGTGCTTGACAAAGCACAACAAAACGCCGCCCAATCGGGCGGCGTTTTGCGTGGCTGGATCAGCCCCGTCGCCCCCCAACAGACTCCGCTGTACCGCCAGCCCCTCATGATGGGTGGCCCGGTCTGCCGTGACTCTGCGCGTCTATGTGGAAGAGCCCATTCCTTCCGGGCTGGGGAATCACTCCACCATGAGGTGCCCTCATGCGACGCTCCCTCCTGGCCCTTCTCCTGCTGCTCCCCGCCGCGGGGGCATGCAACGACCCCTTGGCAGTCGAGACCGGCGGGGTCGAGATCGACCTGGCGGTGACCGGACCCGACGGACACGCCGGCGCCTTCACGGTTGCCATCGACGGGGGAGCACCTGTCGGTGTTTCTGGGTCCGGGTCGGTCGTGTCTGGTCTCGCATCCGGGCACCATACCATCGCTCTGGGCGGGCTCGCCTCGAACTGCACGCCGGAAGGCGAAGCGAGCAGGTCGTTTGCCATCAATCCTTCCGAAACCACCGTGGTCACCTTTGCCGTGACATGTACGGCCACGAGCGGTGCGATCGATATGCGGGTGACGACGACCGGCTCCGATCCCGATCTGGATGGATATCGTGTCAGCCTCGATGGCGGCACGCCCCGCCCGATCCCGACAAATGGGGTGACTCGATTCTCCGGACTCTCCGGGGGGATCCACACGCTCAGCCTCAGCGGGTTGGCGCCCAATTGCAGTGCGCTCGTATCCAACCCGCTGGAGGTGAGCGTCCCGGTGGGTGGGTCGGTATCGGAAGTGGTCTCAGCGCCGATCGATGTGGCGTGCACGGCCACGACCGGGTCGATCCGGGTGTCCGCCGTCACGACGGGTCCCGAACCGGATGCCCTGTACTCGGTGACCCTCAATGGTGGGGCGCCACGCGCCGTGCTTGCGAACGGGAGCATCCAGGTGAATCAGCGATCTCCAGGGAGCTACGCAGTCTTGCTCACGGATATCGCTCCCAACTGTGCCGTGAGCGGTCCCAACCCCGTCACCGTGACGGTATCCATTGGTGATACCACTGATGTTGCCTTTGCGGTGGCGTGCCTCCCGAGCCCGACCCTCCGGGTCACGGTGTCGACAACCGGCTCCGACATCCCTGGGAGATTCTTGGCCTTCGTGGATGACGATGGGGGCTGGTACAGCTATCCCGCGTATACGCTGTCTGTCCCGTCGAACGGAACGGACTCGGTCGTGGTGGAGGCCGGAGAGCACGTGGTGGCGCTCGCTTACCTTCCAGCGAATTGCGTTGTCACGAGCCCGACCCAGGTGCCTGTCACCCTCCCGGCCGGGTCGACAGTGGATGTCGCCTTCACGGTGACGTGCACGCCCCTGCCAATCCTGAGGGTGACTGTCGTGACGACTGGGATCAATGCACCGGCGGCGTACTTGGTCGGCGTCGACCCCGACTACTACTACTACTACTACTCCTCCTACCGCTACTCGGCGAACATCCCCTCCAACGGGACGGTCTCGATCGGCCTGCCGGTCGGGTCTCACTTCGTAACCCTGGATCAGGTTCCGCTGAACTGTGTTGTCACCAGTCCGAACAACGTGCTCGTGAACGTTGCGCTCGGAGTGACGACAGATCTTGCTTACACGGTCTCCTGTCAGTAGGCGAAGTCCAAGATGCTCCCCGTCGCCCGAGCGCGGCTCCCTCTTGGCCTGCTCCTCGCCATGGCTGCCGGCGTGCTGGCGGGCTGCGCCGATGAGTCGGTGGTAGCCTCACCCTCGCCGCCGGTGGTGGAGAGCGTGGTCGTCACGCCGGGGCCGCACAACGTCCTCAGCGCGGTCGTCACCGCATCGGTTCGCGACGCGGACAGCGTGGTGGTCCTCTATGGGCCAACGGGGGAGGGTCTCGAGAGCGTGACGCCAAGCACGACGGCGTCGTCGGACGGCGTCGAGCTCGCCGTCCTC of Gemmatimonadales bacterium contains these proteins:
- the larC gene encoding nickel pincer cofactor biosynthesis protein LarC, whose amino-acid sequence is MPDSRFAILDPSSGISGDMLLGALIDLGADEGWLQGLPARLGCPDVRVEIARVDRAGIEARHVTIRLPDGSVEAPATPVVHAHGHGAHSHHHGEAHGQVPHRHVGELLELIERAPLSGWVKDRALRAFRLLGEAEGRIHGVAATEVALHEVGALDALVDIVGGIEGFEQLGITRIYRRPVSVGEGWVRATHGVLSVPAPVTGLLLEGIEIGPNGPVTGEATTPTGAVLLRVLSEGPPPARWRPTASGWGAGGRNPAAYPNVLRVLIGEPAGEANEVVVTATDLDDFTPEYLEPVRVALFAEGALDVQVWSTMAKKGRASLRIEVLSEAAVAGAIAEVLFRHTTTGGVRRWVADRTTLPRREFAVTTRDGAAVRVKVLDAPGGARVKAEYDDVIVAAREAGRSAADVVREVEQQAVDRMAREVASPLTDN
- a CDS encoding threonine synthase: MTDSLARPSEGIDWTLECLACGATSTAEGLPTVCICGQPWLVRYPHRRPGIKQRAEVRRRHGMWRFRDFLPLRPFEEPVSLGEGDTPLLRLHRTAARIGVPNLWLKDEGANPTGSFKARGLSAAITRATAAGARRFTLPTAGNAGVAASAYSARAGAEVRVFAPDTTPRTILSQIETFGGTLVLLKGHIGDCGKASRAWAAESGAFDLSTLREPYRIEGKKTLGLELALQMAWKMPDVILYPTGGGTGLIGMWKAFHELKEHGWVEGELPRFYSVQSTGCAPIVKAFAEGADRAEVWADPWTIASGLRVPGALGDRLMLRALRETGGGALAIDDAVLAEAAATVSREEGVDVSPEGGAALAAVEELVGRGEVDRGETVVVFNTGAGWLYRNPAELRGEG
- a CDS encoding tetratricopeptide repeat protein, whose amino-acid sequence is MQKVLVALAAVAVSAGNLVAQTPEPQVNLRVQRAQPTQWSVPDCGLDKGNFLISSSATYLSSGLSTSDSEKKERLFTNARNVAIEGIEKGQAGASGAWYYLGRAYLQLGDLQGADTALARAQSLAPACADNIQLLRRNTWVALLNAGNTFMKDENKDSAEVLFRQANEIYQGEPNAYTGLAVLFNAEGQADSSIAYFRKAVAASGDKPKDAEARDMAQYNLSALLSNEGRWKEAVPAWQQYLAWKPDDIDGKKAYARALRADGQPDAAAEIERDLISGSGADVPVADLMVAGVNFFNDKNYTEAAETFGRVVKRQPWNRDALFNMGNSFLGAQDGPGVVKAASALYAIEPMNEKSVQLLAQGYQLEKDQKMIVKYFTELEAMPFNLDIEQLLLQSGGAKVVGTATGRAAKQIDTKPIAPHPVTLVFEFLDAQMNVVATSERIVPALGVGETSVVEAEGLGSGIVGWRYHAKK